From Pseudoleptotrichia goodfellowii, a single genomic window includes:
- the alaS gene encoding alanine--tRNA ligase: MTGNELRKSFVDFFKSKEHKHFESASLIPDDKSLLLTVAGMVPFKPFFLGEKEAPFKRITTYQKCIRTNDLENVGKTPRHHTFFEMLGNFSFGDYFKKEAIEWSWEYITKVLKLDKERLWVSVFETDDEAYKIWNEEIGVPAERMVRLGEDDNWWAAGPVGSCGPCSEIYYDTQNMGKNNEEINCKPGDEGDRFLEIWNLVFTEWNRLKDGTLVPLPEKNIDTGAGIERIASVIQNKKSNFETDLFMPIIKGIEKVLDIKKEEHDEAVKIIADHIRASVFLIGDGVLPSNEGRGYILRKIIRRAFGVGSVAKEKVFEKEDIFLHKLVSYVVETMKDGYPDLVEKSEYIEKVIKIEEERFSTTLKNGTEMLSEEIAKLKKQNKKKLSSEISFKLYDTFGFPFELTRLILNNEGIEVSEEDFEKRLEEQITRSQRSRVTISDMIKDDFIDEFFEKHGKTEFTGYENFADKGKILYAAKSEGMSGYEMIFDKTPFYAESGGQVSDTGKITAGEFEGRVVDVVKKRDVFIHQVEVIKGIIPAENTTVELEIDVERRKDIQRNHTATHILHKVLREKLGTHVEQSGSLVESDRLRFDFSHYEPISKEMIEEIEYEVNNVILSNIKTKIDYENIQEAKNRGAMALFSDKYGDIVRVVEIPGFSIELCGGAHVKSTGEIGFFNIESETGISSGVRRIIATTGHKSLEYVNGIEEKLAEISATMKSDENNIVEVLKKYKNEFKDLEKAYMQLQSRLLKYEINEIFEGVEEISGVKVLAKTFENKNIDELKEIVDRGKEKLQSGIIILGSNNEKAIFVAGVTKDLISKIKAGDIVKVAAQTADGNGGGRPDFAQAGGKNGSAVKEAMEKSKEYIVSQLS; the protein is encoded by the coding sequence ATGACAGGGAATGAGTTAAGAAAAAGTTTCGTCGATTTCTTTAAATCAAAAGAACATAAGCATTTTGAAAGTGCTTCGTTAATACCCGACGATAAAAGTTTATTGCTGACAGTGGCGGGGATGGTACCGTTTAAACCGTTTTTTTTAGGAGAAAAAGAAGCTCCTTTTAAAAGAATAACTACTTATCAGAAGTGCATAAGAACAAATGATTTGGAAAATGTAGGAAAGACACCGAGACATCATACATTTTTTGAAATGTTGGGAAATTTTTCTTTCGGGGATTATTTTAAAAAAGAAGCCATTGAATGGTCATGGGAATATATAACAAAAGTTTTGAAACTTGATAAAGAAAGACTTTGGGTATCTGTCTTTGAAACAGATGATGAAGCTTATAAAATATGGAACGAAGAAATCGGAGTTCCTGCAGAAAGAATGGTAAGACTGGGAGAAGATGATAACTGGTGGGCAGCAGGTCCTGTAGGTTCATGCGGTCCGTGCAGCGAGATTTATTATGATACTCAAAATATGGGAAAAAATAACGAAGAAATAAACTGCAAGCCGGGAGATGAAGGAGACCGATTCCTTGAAATATGGAATCTTGTGTTTACAGAATGGAACAGACTGAAAGACGGAACACTTGTTCCTCTGCCTGAAAAAAATATAGATACGGGAGCGGGTATTGAAAGAATAGCTTCGGTTATCCAAAATAAGAAAAGTAATTTTGAAACAGACTTGTTTATGCCTATTATTAAAGGGATTGAAAAAGTTCTGGATATAAAAAAAGAAGAACATGACGAAGCCGTTAAAATAATAGCAGATCATATAAGAGCGTCAGTATTTTTAATAGGTGACGGAGTGCTGCCGTCCAACGAGGGAAGAGGTTACATATTAAGAAAAATAATAAGAAGAGCTTTCGGAGTGGGAAGTGTAGCTAAAGAAAAAGTTTTTGAAAAAGAGGATATATTCCTTCATAAGCTTGTGTCTTATGTTGTGGAAACTATGAAAGACGGATATCCTGATTTAGTTGAAAAAAGTGAATATATTGAAAAAGTAATAAAAATAGAAGAAGAAAGATTTTCAACAACATTGAAAAATGGAACGGAAATGCTTTCTGAAGAAATAGCAAAACTGAAAAAACAGAATAAGAAAAAATTGTCATCGGAAATATCGTTTAAATTGTATGATACATTCGGATTTCCTTTCGAGCTTACGAGATTGATACTTAATAACGAGGGAATAGAAGTATCCGAAGAAGACTTTGAAAAAAGACTGGAAGAACAGATAACAAGATCTCAAAGAAGCAGAGTCACTATTTCCGATATGATAAAAGATGATTTTATCGACGAATTTTTTGAAAAACACGGAAAGACAGAATTTACAGGATATGAAAATTTTGCAGATAAAGGGAAAATACTGTATGCGGCTAAAAGCGAGGGAATGAGCGGATATGAAATGATATTCGATAAAACACCTTTTTATGCCGAGTCGGGAGGACAGGTTTCGGATACAGGGAAAATAACCGCAGGAGAGTTTGAAGGAAGAGTAGTGGATGTTGTCAAGAAAAGAGATGTATTTATTCATCAGGTAGAAGTGATAAAAGGAATTATACCTGCAGAAAATACAACTGTAGAACTTGAAATTGATGTTGAAAGAAGAAAAGATATTCAGAGAAATCACACTGCTACGCATATTCTTCATAAAGTGTTAAGAGAAAAACTTGGGACACACGTAGAGCAGTCGGGATCCCTTGTGGAAAGTGACAGACTCAGATTCGATTTTTCTCATTATGAGCCGATATCCAAAGAAATGATAGAAGAAATCGAGTATGAAGTAAATAACGTAATACTTTCAAATATAAAAACGAAAATAGATTATGAAAATATACAGGAAGCGAAAAACAGAGGAGCAATGGCATTATTCTCGGATAAATACGGAGATATAGTAAGAGTAGTGGAAATTCCGGGATTCTCTATAGAGTTATGTGGAGGAGCTCATGTAAAATCCACAGGAGAAATAGGATTTTTCAATATAGAGTCGGAAACGGGAATATCTTCAGGAGTAAGAAGAATAATCGCTACAACAGGGCATAAAAGTCTTGAGTATGTAAACGGAATAGAGGAAAAACTTGCTGAAATATCGGCAACTATGAAATCTGATGAAAATAATATTGTTGAAGTACTGAAAAAATACAAAAACGAGTTTAAAGATTTGGAAAAAGCATATATGCAGCTTCAAAGCAGACTTTTGAAATATGAAATAAATGAAATATTTGAAGGAGTGGAAGAAATTTCGGGAGTAAAAGTTCTTGCGAAAACTTTTGAAAATAAAAATATTGACGAGCTGAAAGAAATAGTCGACAGAGGAAAAGAAAAGCTTCAAAGCGGAATAATAATACTCGGTTCAAATAATGAAAAAGCAATATTTGTGGCAGGAGTTACAAAAGATCTGATTTCCAAAATCAAAGCAGGAGATATAGTAAAAGTCGCAGCACAAACTGCTGACGGAAACGGCGGAGGACGACCCGACTTTGCACAGGCAGGCGGTAAAAACGGAAGTGCTGTAAAAGAAGCTATGGAAAAAAGTAAAGAATATATTGTTTCACAACTTTCATAA
- a CDS encoding LptA/OstA family protein yields the protein MWKKTAYGVLIVIAGYFLYSVFLKKIDTSPVEKMKQEMNAKNVTYKLKDDAIIKADEQIGTQTDGIIKFKGVVIDLLKKDMLISAKEAEVNTKTSDITLKNTVEGRTKDNKWNIFTEHVDYKKEGDLIISDTRTKIINNEDKTELQADKVQTTVKFEEITGTGNVVYKKEGKELKADKIKYNDVNKQAEAEGNVKYKDEKSDIAANRGVYFIEKKQVDATGNVNYRNKDLNVKANHVFYDEIKQIANADGNGTFSYFPRKSTGTFQSGVYDLVNEILTTDQYYTMNYDDYKMKGTGLVYLFKTGDATLKSNFSVTKQNFTVSGSDGTMNTIVKNIFANNMLMTSVQGDRISSRTGEGSFEKKEFRFDGNINGKIRGNVKNFVTNPTKLVDSEAVHFRGNTAKVYFLSHSNNDMSITRSEIKENVHMIYKELNLDSQYNEIDTSKNLVLARDRVILDFRNETQMTSNFLYLDLNQEIGNAQNNVKIVSKLPQLVNLNTSSDKATVNMKEKKVTLLGNVVSYQGKTKISSKKAVYDINKKILENDGNIKMEYFVQNSAVSTGKTNATDVQAVDEILKKLSVSQNDINNRDKIELPRAMTASNGTNVNIKWSSSNSGFLPVTGKVNKEFLGGNRRNVTLKALLRAGSEEKEKTFNVNIPVETVGEMLERAAKNIYVPESQNNLPSTVKVNVAKGTLDIPVTWERSGSKEKGLVATLRYQGVEYKKQF from the coding sequence ATGTGGAAAAAAACAGCCTACGGAGTTTTAATCGTTATAGCGGGATATTTTCTGTATTCAGTATTTTTAAAAAAAATAGATACATCTCCTGTGGAAAAAATGAAACAGGAAATGAACGCAAAAAATGTTACTTATAAATTGAAAGATGATGCGATTATAAAAGCCGACGAGCAGATAGGAACGCAGACAGACGGAATTATAAAGTTTAAGGGAGTTGTTATAGATCTGTTGAAAAAAGATATGCTCATATCGGCAAAAGAAGCCGAAGTAAATACAAAAACTTCGGATATTACTTTGAAAAATACCGTAGAAGGAAGAACCAAAGACAATAAATGGAATATATTTACAGAACATGTGGACTATAAAAAAGAGGGAGATCTGATAATTTCCGATACGAGAACAAAAATCATAAATAACGAAGATAAAACCGAGCTTCAAGCCGATAAAGTCCAAACAACTGTAAAATTTGAGGAAATAACGGGAACAGGAAATGTCGTATACAAAAAAGAGGGGAAAGAACTTAAAGCCGATAAAATAAAGTATAACGATGTGAACAAACAGGCGGAAGCCGAAGGTAACGTAAAATATAAAGATGAAAAAAGTGATATTGCTGCAAACAGAGGAGTTTATTTTATTGAGAAAAAACAGGTAGACGCTACGGGAAATGTCAATTACAGAAATAAAGACCTAAATGTGAAAGCAAATCATGTATTTTATGATGAAATTAAACAGATAGCCAATGCTGACGGAAACGGGACTTTCAGTTATTTCCCGAGAAAGTCCACGGGGACTTTCCAAAGCGGAGTTTATGACCTTGTAAATGAAATCTTGACAACGGATCAGTATTATACGATGAATTATGATGACTATAAGATGAAAGGAACCGGACTTGTTTATCTTTTTAAAACGGGAGATGCCACATTAAAGAGCAATTTCTCGGTAACAAAGCAGAATTTCACAGTCAGTGGGTCAGACGGAACGATGAATACTATTGTAAAAAATATATTTGCAAACAATATGCTGATGACAAGTGTTCAGGGAGACAGAATAAGTTCCAGAACGGGAGAGGGAAGTTTTGAAAAGAAAGAATTCAGATTTGACGGAAATATAAACGGGAAAATAAGAGGAAATGTAAAAAACTTTGTAACCAATCCGACAAAACTTGTGGATTCGGAAGCTGTTCATTTTAGAGGAAATACTGCAAAAGTGTATTTTCTTTCTCACAGTAATAACGATATGAGTATTACAAGAAGTGAAATTAAAGAAAATGTTCATATGATATATAAAGAGCTGAATCTTGATTCCCAATACAATGAAATAGATACATCGAAAAACCTTGTTTTAGCCAGAGACAGAGTAATACTGGATTTCAGAAATGAAACTCAGATGACATCGAATTTTCTTTATCTTGACTTAAATCAGGAAATCGGAAATGCACAAAATAACGTAAAAATAGTAAGTAAGTTGCCTCAGCTTGTAAACCTTAATACGAGTTCCGATAAAGCGACTGTAAATATGAAAGAAAAGAAAGTAACTTTATTGGGAAATGTAGTAAGTTATCAGGGAAAAACAAAAATATCGTCTAAAAAAGCAGTGTACGATATTAATAAAAAAATACTGGAAAATGACGGAAATATCAAAATGGAATACTTTGTTCAGAACAGTGCCGTTTCTACGGGTAAAACCAATGCTACGGATGTTCAGGCTGTGGATGAAATCTTGAAAAAACTGTCCGTATCACAAAACGATATAAATAATAGGGATAAAATAGAGCTTCCAAGAGCAATGACAGCTTCAAACGGAACGAATGTGAATATAAAATGGAGTTCTTCAAATTCGGGATTTTTGCCTGTTACAGGAAAAGTAAACAAGGAATTTTTAGGAGGAAACAGAAGAAATGTTACGTTGAAGGCTCTTTTAAGAGCAGGTTCCGAAGAAAAAGAAAAAACTTTCAATGTAAATATTCCTGTGGAAACAGTAGGAGAAATGCTTGAAAGAGCTGCAAAAAATATTTATGTGCCTGAATCTCAAAATAATTTACCGAGTACCGTAAAAGTCAATGTGGCAAAAGGGACTCTGGATATACCTGTTACTTGGGAAAGAAGCGGATCTAAAGAAAAAGGTCTTGTAGCGACGCTAAGATATCAGGGAGTTGAATATAAAAAACAATTTTAA
- the lptB gene encoding LPS export ABC transporter ATP-binding protein gives MGRKISIEADNLKKIYKNREVVKNVSLSMEKGEVVGLLGPNGAGKTTTFYMITGIIKPNNGRVTYNGEDITNFPMYKRARLGLGYLPQEASVFRNLTVEENIISVLEMRGIPKKERTAKMSSLIEEFKLTHVAKSLGYALSGGERRRVEIARTISTNPDFILLDEPFAGVDPIAVEDIQNIIMQLKKRGLGILITDHNVRETLRITERAYIMAEGTILISGTGEEIANNETARKVYLGDNFKLD, from the coding sequence ATGGGTAGAAAAATCAGCATAGAAGCCGACAATTTAAAGAAAATATATAAAAACAGAGAAGTAGTAAAAAATGTCAGCTTAAGTATGGAAAAAGGTGAGGTTGTAGGTCTTTTAGGGCCTAACGGAGCAGGAAAAACAACTACTTTTTATATGATAACAGGAATTATAAAGCCGAATAACGGGAGAGTAACTTATAACGGCGAAGATATTACAAATTTTCCTATGTATAAAAGAGCCAGACTTGGTCTGGGTTATCTTCCACAGGAAGCCTCGGTTTTCAGAAATCTGACTGTAGAAGAAAATATTATTTCGGTACTTGAAATGAGAGGAATACCGAAAAAAGAAAGAACAGCAAAAATGAGCAGTCTTATAGAAGAATTTAAGCTTACTCACGTGGCAAAAAGTTTGGGATATGCTCTTTCAGGAGGGGAAAGACGGCGTGTGGAAATAGCAAGAACAATTTCCACAAATCCTGATTTTATACTTCTTGATGAACCTTTTGCAGGAGTAGACCCTATTGCGGTAGAAGATATTCAGAATATTATTATGCAGCTGAAAAAGAGAGGGCTCGGTATTCTTATAACAGACCATAACGTAAGAGAAACTTTGAGAATTACTGAAAGAGCGTATATTATGGCTGAGGGAACGATACTTATATCGGGAACGGGCGAAGAAATAGCCAACAATGAAACTGCAAGAAAAGTGTATTTGGGAGATAACTTTAAGCTGGATTAA
- the secF gene encoding protein translocase subunit SecF has translation MNLRVIQLKKYYLGFSAIMVVISIIFFLTIKLNLGVDFKGGDLLQLHYSQAINKDTLNGTLDGIISEVPQLKNRRLQYSEDNTIVLRTEQLTDAQKNVVLKQLTEKTGKYELVKYDTVGPTIGKELTSNALTALLIGSLLIIIYITIRFEFVYAVAGVAAVLHDVIIAMGLIAFLKYEINTPFIAAILTILGYSMNDTIVVFDRIRENDAKEGKTKDFAEIIEESANQVYMRSLFTSLTTLLSITVLLLFGGDSLRTFNTALFIGMIFGTYSSIFVASPLVYLMRKYRKKRKDTDNKDKSRKHRQKTINGYDEDEKVLV, from the coding sequence ATGAATTTAAGAGTTATACAACTGAAAAAATATTATTTAGGATTTTCGGCAATAATGGTTGTAATTTCAATTATTTTCTTCCTAACTATAAAACTTAATTTGGGAGTAGATTTTAAAGGTGGAGATTTGTTGCAGCTTCATTACAGTCAGGCGATAAATAAGGATACTTTAAACGGTACTTTGGACGGAATTATAAGTGAAGTTCCCCAGCTTAAAAACAGAAGGTTGCAGTATTCCGAAGATAATACGATAGTTTTAAGAACAGAGCAGCTTACAGATGCTCAGAAAAATGTTGTTTTGAAACAGTTAACTGAAAAAACGGGAAAATATGAATTAGTAAAATACGATACTGTAGGACCTACGATCGGAAAAGAATTGACTTCAAACGCTCTTACAGCACTGCTTATAGGAAGTTTACTTATAATCATTTATATTACTATAAGATTTGAGTTTGTTTATGCAGTTGCAGGTGTGGCAGCGGTATTGCACGATGTAATAATAGCGATGGGACTTATAGCATTTCTGAAATATGAGATAAATACTCCTTTTATTGCGGCAATATTGACAATACTCGGATATTCAATGAACGACACGATTGTAGTATTTGACAGAATAAGGGAAAATGATGCTAAAGAAGGTAAAACAAAAGATTTTGCGGAAATAATCGAAGAAAGTGCAAATCAGGTTTATATGAGATCACTGTTTACTTCTTTGACTACATTACTTTCTATAACTGTATTGCTGTTATTCGGAGGAGATTCTTTGAGAACATTTAATACCGCATTGTTTATAGGAATGATATTCGGAACTTATTCTTCGATATTTGTAGCGAGTCCTCTTGTTTATCTGATGAGAAAATACAGAAAGAAAAGAAAAGATACGGATAATAAAGATAAATCGAGAAAACACAGACAAAAAACGATTAACGGTTACGATGAAGATGAAAAAGTATTAGTATAA
- the secD gene encoding protein translocase subunit SecD, with amino-acid sequence MKNKTIHYILLLAIIVIPGAILYRNKIKLGLDLRGGTYVVLQAQGKIENDTMDKVRDIVERRIDSLGVSEPVLQINGKDRLIVELAGIKDPQKAIDLIGTTAKLEFKIKNQDGTYGPTLLEGSAIKNATLVQGQFGQPEVAFELDTKGAETFAKITRENVHKQLAIMLDGKEQSAPVINTEIPGGRGVITTNDPEDAQALTNLLKSGALPVSIKIMETRTVGATLGNESIQQTKMAGVIAMIAISLFMFAVYKIPGLIADIVLAIYGFLVLASFSMIGATLTLPGIAGFILTLGMAVDANVITFERIKEELRKGYSLEDAVENGFKNGLPAILDGNITTLLVASVLFFFGTGPVKGFAVTLTLGVLITIVTALFITKVLFKLVISTFKVKKEQLFWKGVK; translated from the coding sequence ATGAAGAATAAAACAATACATTATATTTTGTTATTGGCAATAATTGTTATTCCGGGAGCAATATTATATCGTAACAAAATAAAATTGGGACTTGATTTGAGAGGCGGAACATATGTAGTATTGCAGGCTCAGGGTAAAATAGAGAATGATACTATGGATAAGGTAAGGGATATAGTGGAAAGAAGGATAGACAGTCTGGGAGTTTCCGAACCTGTCCTTCAGATAAACGGAAAAGACAGACTGATAGTCGAACTGGCAGGAATTAAAGATCCTCAAAAAGCCATAGATTTAATAGGTACTACTGCAAAACTTGAATTTAAGATTAAAAATCAGGACGGGACATACGGACCGACTTTACTGGAAGGATCGGCTATAAAAAATGCGACTCTTGTTCAGGGACAGTTCGGACAGCCTGAAGTAGCTTTCGAGTTGGATACAAAAGGAGCGGAAACATTTGCGAAAATAACGAGAGAAAATGTACACAAACAGTTGGCGATAATGCTTGACGGAAAAGAGCAGTCGGCACCGGTAATAAATACTGAAATACCGGGAGGAAGAGGAGTAATAACTACGAATGATCCTGAAGATGCTCAGGCATTGACAAACCTGCTTAAGTCGGGAGCGTTGCCTGTGAGTATAAAAATAATGGAAACAAGAACTGTAGGAGCAACATTGGGAAATGAATCCATTCAGCAGACAAAAATGGCAGGAGTAATAGCGATGATAGCAATTTCCTTATTTATGTTTGCAGTTTATAAAATACCGGGACTTATAGCCGATATAGTATTGGCAATATACGGATTCTTAGTATTGGCATCTTTCAGTATGATAGGGGCAACATTGACGTTACCGGGAATAGCAGGATTTATCCTTACGTTAGGAATGGCAGTGGATGCCAACGTTATTACTTTTGAAAGAATAAAAGAAGAACTGAGAAAAGGATATTCTCTTGAAGATGCAGTGGAAAACGGATTTAAAAACGGACTTCCGGCAATACTTGACGGAAATATAACAACATTGCTTGTAGCATCGGTGCTATTCTTTTTCGGTACAGGACCTGTAAAAGGATTTGCAGTAACTCTTACATTGGGAGTGTTGATAACGATAGTTACGGCTTTATTTATAACAAAAGTATTATTTAAACTTGTAATATCCACATTTAAAGTAAAAAAAGAACAGCTGTTCTGGAAAGGAGTAAAATAA
- the mutS gene encoding DNA mismatch repair protein MutS, which produces MAETPLMKQYKDIKSDYKDSILFFRLGDFYEMFFEDAIKASKELGLTLTSRNKEREQDVPLAGVPYHSANSYIAKLVSKGYKVAICEQTEDPKAAKGIVKREVVKIITPGTIIDVDSLDSKSNNYLMSIKVTENKIGIAYIDITTGEFKVTEIDEDTEYMQLFSELNKIEPKEVLLTSSFYETIKDKIDDFVQKNDATISIVNKVRDSEKLLTDYFGIVSLESYGIKGKKSVIEAAAIALDYAMTMQLENDLTVEKIEFLNVSNYADINSITRKNLELTKSQREKTVYGSLLWVLDKCKSSMGTRLLKRYINNPLLDIEEITKRQNDVQYFIDNILVREDLKEKLENIYDLERLLGKVTFGSENGKDLTALKNTVKASIEIIQILKDTSFFNDININVLIGIYRLIDESIDENAPFTVREGNIIKRGYNAELDEIHKIMNSGKDFLLEIEKKEKEATGIKNMKIKYNKVFGYFIEVTKSNLDMVPDTYIRKQTLTNAERFVTPELKKYEDTIINSKAKIEDMEYYLFKEVSTKVKECKTDLVKLAEKLAYLDVIVSFSTVAIENDYIRPEITNDFSIDIKDGRHPVVEKLIGRSDFVSNDTLLTEKERFTVLTGPNMSGKSTYMKQVALISIMAQTGSYVPASSAKLSIVDKYLTRIGASDDILTGQSTFMVEMSEVSNIINNATERSLIILDEVGRGTSTFDGVSIATAISEYIHEKIKAKTIFATHYHELTELENRYENIVNYRIEVEEKAGKVMFLRNIVKGGADKSYGIEVVKLAGLPKEILHESKKILHRLEQKKELIEKTIDVHQLSLFGQVIEAQESYQGYNPDFYTEDKTDKVAEEIIYDIESKDVNNMTPMEALKFLSEIKAKLEEKK; this is translated from the coding sequence ATGGCAGAAACACCGTTAATGAAGCAGTATAAAGATATAAAATCCGATTATAAGGATTCTATATTGTTTTTCAGACTTGGTGATTTTTACGAGATGTTTTTTGAAGATGCAATAAAAGCCTCAAAAGAATTGGGACTTACATTGACATCGAGAAATAAAGAAAGAGAGCAGGATGTTCCTTTGGCAGGAGTACCGTATCATTCTGCAAATTCATATATAGCAAAATTAGTTTCCAAAGGATATAAAGTCGCTATTTGCGAGCAGACAGAAGATCCGAAGGCGGCAAAAGGGATAGTAAAAAGAGAAGTAGTCAAGATTATTACACCCGGTACTATTATTGACGTGGACTCTCTCGATTCCAAAAGCAACAACTATCTGATGAGTATAAAAGTAACCGAAAATAAAATAGGAATAGCATATATAGACATTACCACAGGAGAATTTAAAGTAACTGAAATAGATGAAGATACGGAATATATGCAGCTTTTCAGTGAGCTGAATAAAATAGAGCCTAAAGAAGTGCTGCTGACAAGCTCTTTTTATGAAACAATAAAAGATAAAATTGATGATTTTGTGCAGAAAAATGATGCTACAATAAGCATTGTAAATAAAGTGAGAGATTCGGAAAAACTGCTGACTGATTATTTCGGGATAGTTTCCCTTGAAAGTTACGGGATAAAAGGTAAAAAGTCGGTAATAGAGGCTGCTGCCATTGCTTTAGATTATGCGATGACAATGCAGTTGGAAAATGATCTTACAGTTGAAAAAATAGAATTTCTGAATGTTTCCAATTATGCGGATATAAACTCGATAACGAGAAAGAATCTGGAGCTTACTAAAAGTCAGAGGGAGAAAACAGTCTACGGCTCTCTTTTGTGGGTTCTTGATAAATGTAAATCTTCTATGGGAACGAGGCTTTTAAAAAGATATATTAATAATCCTTTACTGGACATAGAAGAAATAACAAAAAGACAGAACGATGTTCAGTATTTTATTGATAATATACTTGTTCGTGAGGATTTGAAAGAAAAACTTGAAAATATTTACGATTTGGAACGTCTTTTAGGAAAAGTTACATTCGGAAGTGAAAACGGGAAAGATCTGACAGCTTTGAAAAATACAGTAAAAGCTTCGATAGAAATAATTCAGATATTGAAAGATACGTCTTTTTTTAATGATATAAATATAAATGTCTTGATCGGTATTTACAGGCTGATAGACGAAAGTATAGACGAAAATGCCCCTTTTACTGTGAGAGAGGGGAATATAATAAAAAGAGGATATAATGCCGAACTTGACGAAATACACAAGATAATGAATTCGGGAAAAGATTTTCTTTTGGAAATAGAGAAAAAGGAAAAAGAAGCTACCGGAATAAAAAATATGAAAATAAAGTATAATAAAGTATTCGGATATTTTATAGAAGTTACAAAATCCAATTTGGACATGGTTCCTGATACTTATATAAGAAAGCAGACATTGACCAATGCCGAAAGGTTTGTAACACCGGAGCTTAAAAAATATGAAGATACTATTATAAATTCTAAGGCAAAAATAGAAGATATGGAGTATTATTTATTTAAGGAAGTCAGCACAAAAGTGAAAGAATGTAAAACTGATCTTGTGAAACTTGCGGAAAAACTGGCTTATCTTGATGTGATCGTATCTTTTTCAACGGTTGCAATAGAAAATGATTATATAAGACCCGAGATTACAAATGATTTTTCCATAGATATAAAAGACGGAAGACATCCTGTAGTGGAAAAACTTATAGGAAGATCGGACTTTGTGTCGAATGATACTTTGCTCACTGAAAAAGAGCGGTTTACAGTATTGACAGGACCGAATATGTCGGGGAAATCCACTTATATGAAGCAGGTTGCATTAATATCGATAATGGCTCAGACAGGTTCTTATGTTCCCGCTTCGAGTGCGAAATTGTCTATTGTGGATAAATATTTGACGAGAATAGGGGCTTCGGATGATATTCTTACGGGACAAAGTACATTTATGGTAGAAATGAGCGAAGTTTCCAATATTATAAACAATGCTACCGAAAGAAGCCTTATTATCCTTGATGAAGTAGGAAGAGGAACATCGACTTTCGATGGAGTTTCCATAGCTACGGCAATTTCCGAATATATACACGAAAAAATAAAAGCGAAAACAATCTTTGCTACACATTATCACGAGCTTACGGAACTGGAAAACAGATATGAAAACATTGTGAATTATCGGATAGAAGTAGAAGAAAAAGCCGGAAAAGTAATGTTTTTGAGAAATATAGTCAAAGGCGGTGCGGATAAATCCTACGGGATAGAAGTGGTAAAACTCGCAGGACTTCCCAAAGAAATACTTCACGAGAGCAAAAAAATACTTCACAGACTTGAGCAGAAAAAAGAACTGATAGAAAAGACCATAGATGTGCATCAGTTATCACTTTTCGGTCAGGTTATAGAAGCACAGGAATCTTATCAGGGATATAATCCCGATTTTTATACCGAAGATAAAACGGATAAAGTTGCCGAAGAGATTATTTATGATATTGAAAGTAAAGATGTAAATAATATGACACCTATGGAAGCCTTGAAATTCTTATCCGAAATAAAAGCCAAATTAGAGGAGAAAAAATAA
- the ruvX gene encoding Holliday junction resolvase RuvX: MKKFIGLDIGDVRIGVAKSDPLGILATGLEVIDRNTVNPVERIKEILSDEGTKKIVAGLPKSLDGTKKRQAEKVEEFVAELKESIPDIEVIMVDERYTTTEAEHYLKNYSKKNGKERRKVVDMVAASIILQKYLDRIK; this comes from the coding sequence ATGAAAAAATTTATAGGACTTGATATAGGAGATGTACGTATAGGAGTAGCAAAGTCCGATCCTTTGGGTATTTTGGCTACAGGTCTTGAAGTAATAGACAGAAATACTGTAAATCCTGTAGAGAGAATAAAAGAAATACTTTCTGATGAAGGAACGAAAAAAATAGTTGCAGGTCTTCCTAAAAGTCTTGATGGGACGAAAAAACGTCAGGCTGAAAAAGTGGAGGAGTTTGTTGCGGAATTAAAAGAAAGTATCCCCGATATAGAAGTGATTATGGTAGATGAGAGATACACAACTACCGAAGCTGAACATTATTTAAAAAATTATTCAAAGAAAAACGGGAAAGAAAGACGAAAAGTGGTAGATATGGTAGCTGCATCAATAATACTTCAAAAATATCTGGACAGAATAAAATAA